Genomic segment of Passer domesticus isolate bPasDom1 chromosome 4, bPasDom1.hap1, whole genome shotgun sequence:
TTTCTTTGGTAACAATGTCCCTGATATGGCATCTGTGGAGATGGACAGCGAGAGTCTTATTTGGGTAGAACAAGCAGTTGAAAAGGTggattcttttaaaaaaagactaaTTATTTATTGCTGCTGATTCTCCTGCCCATGCTGAAGTGATGTGTCTTATTAATATACACCCAAAAGATGACAATAATAACCATCCTGTCACTCTATGTTTGTATTAAAATGGTTTATTCTGACATATTTCTGATGAATAATCCAAATCATTCATTTAAACAGAAATGTCTTTAAGTGCATAgcttcctgtatttttttttcggTGTTCATTTTATATTAAAGTAGTGATATAATTTTGTTGTTTCCAAATTGATACTATTTTTCTGGAATTCTAAACCATTTGTGGAAATGTCACTCATTCAAATATATGTGGTTTCCTCTTATTCTTCAGGTATGTCATTGATGATGAATATATCAGCTCTTCAGGTGCCAAGTTTCCAGTCAAATGGTCATCTCCTGAAGTCTTTCATTTCAAAAAATATAGCAGCAAATCAGATGTCTGGTCATTTGGTGAGTTGATTAGGTAAAAGGGCAACCACGCTTCCCTAAAACTACGGATATGATTTGGGAAAGTGTAAATTTTTACCCATGTTACTTATCTTAAGCTTCAGTCCTTCCCATTTTTCAAAGTTTGCTTATATCAGACAAATGGATTTTCCATTTGAAAGGTTCTGCACCTAAAAAGTAGATTTTGACTGAAACATGCATTTCTGATGAGTCCTCATTAGACAAACATATTCATCTGAGTTTCATGGACCATCACCTTAGCTGACTTAAAAGAGAGCAGAATTATAGTAGCTGAAAATTGTTTGGGCTGTATCCTTTAttcagctcaggctgccagtattttcattcatttttcaaCACACAGAAGAATCAGGAGTCGTTTTTATTCTCCTAATTTTCTTAAAGCTGGTGGTTTTGGCATATTTTGTTTTGTCCTAAACCTATTTTGGTTCACTTCTAGGTGTTCTGATGTGGGAAGTTTTCACAGAAGGCAAAATGCCTTTTGAAACCAAGTCAAATGCTGAAGTTGTCCGTGAGATCTCTCAGGGTAACCGACTTTATCGACCACATTTGGCATCACATCCGGTGTACAAAGTCATGTACAGCTGCTGGCATGAGGTTtgttccccccctttttttttttctcccctcaggtattacttttttcttaatttttaacatGGATATAAAAGCAACCTTAAAAGCTCAAGGCATTCAATCCTTATTCCACGTCTGTGGCATTCTCAGCATCTCCAACTATGTTTTTCACAAATCACACCAAAGTTTACAAGCCTCTGCTTCTTTTGACTGTTGCAGCCAAGAAATATATAGCACACTATCACAACAATAGATCTAGACCACCCCTGGGTTGGAATATGCCACTGTTATCGTGTTTCTCTGCTGGGTGCAATGTGATTCCTTTTTCATGCCTTTGTATCATGCATAGCTTTCTCTAGATCTGCTCTGAATGATAACACATTCATATACGAAGTGGATATGCCCACTAACTGTAGATTTTGAACCCCCATGTTCAAGTGTATATCAGTATCTCTGTACATCAGTGCAGCTCCTAGGCTGCACCTCTTTCACCCTCTCCAAGCTGATTTAGTACTTCATGTTCTTTCACCATTTCTATATTGGCAACAAAACACTGATTTCATCAACTTCTCCATCTGATTAATCCCTTAAGGGACCTCCTTCTCTAGTCTCTAGAAGAAATACATCTTTATTTTAGGTTAAAATTCCTTTCAGAAGAGCTTTATGTACAATTTTTTCATGTAAAATTGCAGGCATACACAGTGAGTAGCTGGGGAATCTTGTTGCTACCATTGTCTCCTTTATCTCCCCCCTTACTACTctgaataaaatttttaaatcctgagtttaaaaaaaaaaaagcttaagaGATGGAAACCTAAATTGCATCCAGCTTGCCTGCTTACTACAAACATCCATTGGGGTGCCAGCCAGCAGAGAGATCACGGGGAAGAACCTCTCTTTCCTGTCTGCCACCAGACAGGAGTTTGTTCCACACTGAGCTGAGCACTTCAAATTATTCAGCAGTGAAGATCCTTTTTCAAAAACATAGGAAGCATTCCTGAGTACCATGGTTTCCTGACTGGCAGGGCTTTCCACAGACCTACTGCAGGGGGAAATTCCATAGGAATTCTGATCCAGAACTAAGTATAAAGAAATGTCAGGAATCTTTTTACCAGTGTTTGTGCTCATGCTGCTGGTGTCattaataatgatttttttttctctaaaatgaCAAACTTgatcttttcttctgtattaataaaatgaaatgtaattttaaagcATTATCTTATATGTACTTATATCAAATTTCTGAAGTCTGGTACTGTAATCAACCAATCTGCTAACACAAATTTatcctctgcttttcttttcagaaaccTGAAGGACGTCCTACTTTTGCAGAGTTAACAGTGACCCTCAGAGATCTAACAGAGATGACATAATCACAAATTTTATACCAATATATTTCCTGAAAGGTTATCATTGAGCATGCCACTTATGTAGCTGCTACAGAAAATCTCAACCTTTTAGAGAGGTCTCTATCTAAATCACAGTACCAGCATCCTACATATTGAAGCAGCTGTTTGGTCTTGGcacagtttttcttctttgagaAAGATACTCCAGGACACTGGTTTGGGCCTCTCAAGGCTTTGTGTTCATGGTTAGGGAGAAAAATCTGTCTGAAAAGCAGTAACCAAGCCTACTCACCTTAtagatatttttattaattcctTTGAGTTACACTAATTCTTGCATcgatattattatattatttatactTACGGTGACTCATGCACAGGGGAATACTGATTGGCAGAGCAAAAATTATGGAAGAACCTCTGATGagtattgtatttgcagggtgccCCGATgaagggaggaatgatgaatctgactccatgttctcagaagattaatttattattttatgatactatattatattaaagaatactacaCTATACTAAGAATACAGacaggatacttacagaatgctaaaaagataacaaagaaaacttgtgactctctccagagacCCCACACAACATTgaatcaaaacaactcacagcagaagcCAATGAAAccatcacctgtgggtaaacaatctccaaacacattccaaaggagcaaaacacaggataAGCAAacgagataatattgttttcctttttctctgaggcttctcagcttcccaggagaaaaatcctgggtgaagggatttttgagaaaatgtgaatgccacagaaAAGCTCTGGCTAGGTCACTTTTAAAGGCAAGTCCTTGTGCACAGCAAAGCATCCAGCCCAAgagaagcagagcagggctctgtCCAAGGGACAGCCAGCTCAGTGATTGGCTGGACAAAGTAGTGCCTCCCCTTGCAAATGGCCAGAATGATTCATGGGCAAGTAAAAACTGGAACCCTACAGTAGTGCTCAGATGGATCCTGTGATACCTTACATGGACACGTCTGTACCCCTACCTCTTATGTTATTATTCCTTTAATTTTAAATCTTAACTGTGGTCAACACAAATATGTTGTAGATAAGGAAAGGTAGATGGAATtcataataattaaaaaaaaatagtcagATCATTGCAAATAAATATGTTCTTGGAAATATGTGATTGCATTGTGAATTATTTTTAGGTAAATACATCACAATATTTAGTTTTATAGGGCTTTGTAGACGAAATATGTAAAACATGCTAAAGAAAGAATGAGTTCAATTTAATTTTGGTCAGAAATTGAGTAacagtttaattttttatttccaatttttaaaaataactgtaaCATTAAACTTAAATATAGAAAACCCCACAAAGTTTGGAATTTCCAAAGGATGGCATCTCATAATCAAATATAATCCTGGCAGTAATCAGTCATTTTTACTGCAATAGTATTTTGGTAGTTATCAACTCTTGGGGAAGGAAATTGTTAGTCCCATTGTTTGAACATTTGGGAGTACCTTCAAACACACTTCTAAGGTATTTCTGCATCAAACCATGATATTCTCATTTTTTCATGTAATTTCCCAGAAGAATTGCCAACAACTGATGTCACTGTTTACTTTCATAATCAATTTATTTATAAGCATTCAGCCCTTCATCAGAGCCATGACTGAATGCAGGCCTACagctgttgtggtttaaccccagctggcagcagtgccacacagctgcttgctcactgcctctgccccaggggacagagaaTCAGGAGGTaaaacttgtgggttgagaCAAGAACAGGTTAAAACTGAAACAAAGAAAGTTGTAACAATAGCAATAGCAGTTAAAAGGAGAGAGGAATGGAACCCAAGAGAAACAAGTGATGCACCTTACCAGTGctcaccccctgcccagcccatccACAGGCAGTAACCAGCAGCCCGCAGCCagcttcccttcctctcccctcCAATTTATACATTGATCATGATGTTCTATGGTGTGAAATATCCCCTTGGCCACTtcaggtcagctgtcctggctctgctccctctcAGCCAAAACTGAGAAAACACAGTACACACATGGAGCTCAACACAGTTTATGCCCAGGCCACAGAAGTACAAAGCTTTTCAGCAGATGATGCACTACCAATGTGAAATTCAAACACTCTCCACAATATAAAGTACATGGAGACTTTGAATAATATACGAGACATCTTTTTAAGCAGCTCTTGTAAAACTGGTTTTGCCATATTACTGCAAGTTAATGTGTAATACATTACAGCACCATGCAGTGAAAACCAGCTTCATTAAATTTATGTACTCAAagcaccttgctcctgcctctcACTGAGCTGTCCCATGGTGAATATGCACCCATCCTGTTAACACGCTGGTCTAACAACTGGAGCCAACAAGGCTTGCCTACCAGGCTTCCAATTCCCAATATAATCTTTCTGTAGGCTGCTTGGGGAAAAATTTGAAGAAGGTGTTATTAACATTCTGACACAGATAAATTAAACAGCTGCTATAATCAAGCTGGcagtaaataaatgaaaaagcaCAAGAACTTGTGAAACTGGTGCTTAATTTGCAGCAAGAAATGGTCTGCAGTACAAAGGTCAGGTATCTACAGTGTATTTATTTATCAGAACAGCTACACCCTTACATAAAGACTGAGTAGGCCACCTTAGACCTCATGGTGACTGTGAGCTTAGTTCAAATTCCAACCATATTCTAACAGGCAAAAAATGGATGAATAGATATCCTTGTCACTGACCATAAAGAGATAGATGTCtgtttgctgtttttttcaAACTTCCATGTGATAAAAATGATATCTGGAAAAAGCAGTAAAGAAGACACGTCCATACAGGGAAGCTTCCGTCAAAGGCTGTAGGAGTGTTCAGCATTTGTAAAAATTTAGCTACTGTTTCCTGATCAAAAATCAGAACACTTGGAACAAGCCTGTATCATGGctgggaggaaaaaagacaGAACTCCAAGCTTTTGTGAGCCAGCCACTTAGGATACATCTCTTTTCTATTAAAAAGGTGCATTAttgaaaaaatttattttcagaaaatgaatTCACTCGTCAAAAGTACTCCTGAGAAGCAATGCAGACCATTTTCTAGTATGTACAGGGCTGGTGACACTTGTTTCAGGAcaattcctcctcctccccagctccccccagcAGATTTCACGGATGGGAGGCCCGACAGGCCCACCAAAGCACATCACCATCCCTCCCACCTCAGGCACcgccagcctggctcctgctcagctcccaCCATGTTCTGAGCCATGGCACCATTTTAAAACCTGCCCAAAAGGAGTCAGTGCAAATCTGCCCTGCTGGAAGGATACTTCCTAGCACACTTGCCAGTTTTATTTTGCTGGAATTTAAATAATGAGAATCCACATCCTTCTCAAAGTATTCTAGAAAATTCTCCCCACATAACTCTGGGATGCAGCCCTGATGAGTAGAGTTTGAAGTTTTGAATATGTACCCTTTGGGATGAAGATTTTATTATGGCATGATTCTTTCAAGTGTGGCTGGAAAATGAAGATGGTAGAACAGATTTCCATAGAAACTGGTAACTGATGTATTTCCTTCCAAAATCATACAGATTTTTTAACATATCCAAGTCTTCTTGACCTACCTAAATTTAGTTGGTGCAGCTATATAAGGAACTTAATTGCCCATTAATTTGTCCTGAGATATGGTAATAATGAGTAGCTGCCAAGATTGGTTTGGTATCAGCATTTAAAAGCTGTAATTTGGTTAGCAATGTATTGCCTCTGAGGATTGCTTTGTTCTCCTTCTTAACCATTCACCCTACATACCAAAACACATCTAATTACTTTAAATAGTGTTCTTCATTTCACTGCCTGGAAAACCTCACAACTCACTGAAACACTCTCCACTGAGACTGGCTGTGAGACAAACACGCTTAATACATCAGCTTTGGGTTTTCTTCTCTAGTTTTGAAATACGGATGACACTCTTTTTTTATCCCTTGTTTAAAAAACACAGATAATTTAGTACATAACCATGAATAATTTATTACAAGAGAAATATTAGCATAATTTCAATTACAAAAATCAAAGTTATTCCAAACTAGTAACTAaatataaacattaaaaaaatagcatctcttacaacaaatatttttatacaaaaaattaatcactaatttttttctaacaTGATGGACTTCTTGTACACCATGAAAATAATCATTAACTTTGTTTTTTTGATAttgttagaaaataaaattcttttatTATTAGTTGCTATTTATGTGTAATAGCAGATACACAGGTCCAGTAGAAAATACAGGAATTTTGCTTGGTATAAGCTAATTATTGCCAGCAGTTGGTATATAAGGAGTCCACACCCTtctcaaagaaaatattatgacaaatctttaaaaaatgccAATGCACATCCATTCAAGAACTGGACTGGTTGCTATTTCTTGGTCACACCACAGTGATGACTCTATAAGCAAATAAAGGGGCCGCAAACTATgcaaaagcatttctttttctcttttttacagTCAATATTTTCTTCGGTTATTCTTTGAATTGTGTAATTCAGAGTGTAAAACAATTCAAGTTTTTGTTAAAGAACAAACTGCAAAACCCCTtccattttttgtctttttattgtTTGTATTACTTCTTTTTAACTATTAAGATTTTGAAGCTTGAATCTGGTCAATAAAACCAAAGTATTCTCTACATTAACTAAGAATTAATGAAACCCTGTTAGTAGATTTTCTTGTCTGAAGCTTTTTTAACACAAGTATTTTAACAGCAAAGAATTGCTGTGAATTTCATCTCTCAATTATCCAAATTGATAATGTATACAATGTCATTATATTTTGAAGGCAAGTATGTTTTTAGTGAAAATGTCCCTTTTGCTGGGTAACAGTGACGCCACacaaatatatgaaatataAGCAGCAACCCTTTTGTAAAGGATGAGCTTTCTTTGGCAGAACAATTTTCTATCCATCCAAACCGCCCTCTTCTACCAAACCTTTTAACATTAGAAAACATATAGCTTGCTTCATGAGGAAGTTCTGCTTGGCATATAAATTTCAGCTGATTAAAaccaggggtttttttaactgctgAAGTGCTGGCATCTCTGGCAAACTTTCTGGACTCACACTTAAAAATTCAAAGactggaaatgctgctttctgATGAGCTTGTCACCAACCACACGTCTGATTGCTGAAGTTACTTACTTACAAAGTGGAAAGCAAAGAGAATTGTAATGAGTAAACCATGGACTGTGCAAGCTTTTTTTGTGACAGGAAGATCAGTGACCACAACTGAGGAACTACAGTACAGTTACCAATCTTCAAGGCTTCTGGTAGGTTAATATAGTGTTAAACATCTAATAGGGGCGAATATTATTATTTAGAAAAGTTCAAACTAAAAAAAAGACATTCTGACGTTTCTCACCCCTTGCCTACAGCCCATCCTTTACTTAGTATTTTTAGTATTGCAAGGATTGTAAAATGAATTTTGCACtaagaataaaaattaacagGACTGCTTTACTAGTAATAAAGAACAATACCTTCCcagaaaatgagggaaaaaatttGAAAAGCTTAAGCGGGTTCTAATTAATAGATGGCTATATTAGGAAAAAGTATGGAAATAAGTAAAGCCCCTTCTTAATCctcaaaataatataaaaaaagtGGAAATGTTTAATTGCATGTTCTggttttctcctgcttttgaatACTAAATTCTATTACGTCATGTATCTTTTTATGCCAGTAGCAACTGTTTTCAGGCCTCtaatgaattttctttttcttaaaccAGGACttagttttgaaataaaaaagtacAGGCACATTCAGAGAGTCACAATCCATTCAGGATTCCTTGGGTAGAAAAGCTGAGATGTATCAAGAATTGTATttgctaaatttttttttgtgacatcTAATCAATGTTCATTGGCAGGTCatcaaaagtgaaaaaaacttgcataaaattttatattaaaaatggaAAGGGTTAAACACTGTTTTCCTCATATTACATCTCCAATGAATATCCTTCATGTAGAGTATCTACAAACTCACTTGgcaataaattataaaaatataaagaaagccAGAAATATTAAGGCCATCACCAAGGTAATAGCAGAGTACCTGCCACTTCAGCAAGGATTGTCTTTTATCATCAaaagaaaattgcattttttaaacATGACTTACAAAGACCATTCTTTTTTGCTAATATTTCCCAAGAAGAGATGATACATAAAAAAAGGGCCATGTTTTTCATTGCCTAACATATAATCACCACCAGGTTTCTGGCTGTCGTGCTAATTACTGAACATTTTCAATCATTACTGCCAACAGCTGACATAGAGAGGAGTGGTCCACACTTAACAGGCCTCACAGACAAACTTCCAGAGAACTGCAGAAAAGTAGAGCTTTCTGATAGACATGGGTGGGCTGAGTTTGCAATTCATGATACTTTGATGATGAACACTGCTTGAGTGTTTCACTGACTGAACAAAATGTTGTCCTCCTCATATGCCAAAGCTGGATCTTCCATGCTCTCCAGCAAAGTGTGACTGGTTTCAAACTCACGGTGGGGCAGTGACGGTTCTTTGGCAACACTGGACATAAGCTGACTCCAGGTGATGTCAGTGTTTTTGAAAGCATGCAGTAGGAAAATGCCGATGATGATGCTGCAGAACCCACTCAGGGTTCCTATGATATCACCCGGTTCCATACTACTCCACTCCTTGAACAAGATGATGGAGCACGTCACCACTGTCGTGGTGAAGCACACGTAGTAAATGGGGGTCACAAGGGATGTGTTGAACACGTCCAGGGCTTTGTTGAGATAGTTGATCTGAGTGCTGACTGAGAGCACCAAGATGCCCACCAAAATGTAAACCAGGGGATGGCGATAGGCTGGCTTCCTCTGCAGCATCTGTTTAATGGCAATGCCCAGGCCTTTCACAGACGAGACAGAGAAGGCACCGATGAGTGAGCAAATTAAAATGTAGATCAGGATATTTGTCTGACCTCTCTTTGGAGCCACAACAATGATCAGGACGAGGGCAATGACTGTTAGGAGAACAGCAAATGTAACAAACACTgtaaaaaagaggaaagggaagagtAATGCACATGAGGTAAAATACCAGACTATGCCCGCAAATATGCTCAGAGTTCTTCAGTGTCCTGGAAATCTCCCTACAAACTGCAGCATGTCTTCACTGCAATTGCATACAGACCTGGATCTTGCAGCTTTCTTTCCATCTCATCTAGTGAGGtgacctcctcctcctctggagCATGAATAACCATGACTGTTGACCCCAAAATGCTCAGTACACAGCCCAGCTTTCCATGAATATTCAgcttctcttttaaaaaataggaTGACAATATAGCACTgttcagcaaaataaaaataaaatgttcagcTCCACCAGGCACAGAAGACATTAAAAATCTCTCTGTGTAGCATAGCAGTAAACATCTTTTGAGTTTGGATATATGGTAAACCACCCTAAAACAGTCAAATTGTAAGTTTTTCCAAGAAAGTTGTTCATGACCAAGAAGGTAAAGTCAGGTTTTAGGGAGTTGAGACACCCTCATTGCTTCCCTCCAGGTTGTAAAAGGGTCCAAATTGTTAAGGAACTTCTCACTCCTGATTGCCTGGGTCAGGGTATGCACTCTCACTGTAGATTAACCACAAGagcagtttctttttttcaaaaatgaTTCAAAGTACTTTATTTGCCATTACAACCAACGCACATGAGCTTTGGAAACTGTTCCTCATCCCTCCCCAGGCTCTCCCACCCAGGCACACTTTCTGCCTAGCTTCCAGGGCTCCCCCAAAACACAGAGAAGGCATGTCTCTCCCTTCAAAGAGATCAACCCCAGGATCTCCATGGGGTTGATTATTTAACCTAAGGACAATAACACAGCCTAAATAACACCACTCACAGGGCATGATTAGCCTGTTAGAGAACAACCTTGGACACAGGCACAAGCTTAATGGTGTGTGAACACACTCACAAATAGTTATTCAATCCACTGATCAAaatacagacttttttttcccacaaggGTAATGAGTTCACTGACATGAAGTTCTAACAACCTCTCCGTCTCATGAAAATTTGAATGATTGTGATCCTCATCAAAGAAGAGGGTAATAAAGCTCAAGCTGTTtttgcacagcagcagccaggcagccagcTGATCTGCATTCACCAACATGCTGACCCCAGCACCACTGCAGGGACTCATTAGTTTTGCTACGACAGAACAGCTGCAGTTTAAGCAGGTAGATTATTCCAAGCATCctagggggttttttgtttgtttgcttggtttttttgtttgggttatttttttgttttgtttttaatatgtgGCGCATGTTGTTTTAAACACAGTGTTTCATATAATATACTCAGTTCTTAAAAATCAGagttttacatttaaaatactgtaatttcattttgctaaaaattatttcctataAAATTTTTGTATGCACAGTCCATGTCTTTGTTGCTGCTATGATAGCCACATTGCTGTATGTGCTTAAGAACTTGgaactttttttcttcatacaCAGGAAACAATAAGTCTGAAGGTCATTTATGTTTCAAAAGAACCACAAATTTTAATTATGGATACAGAAGAAAGCctagattttcttttccttcttgccAGAAAGATttcaaaaagacaaaacaaaatcaaaaggTTTACTAACTCTGCCTTACCATGAAATTATGCTCCTACAAATATAAAtgtttttgaaaacattttgtgtaggaatgctgtatttttatttaaagtttAGTCACATCTGAAGAACAGGATAccagttttttaaaaagctcCAGTTCTCTAGGAATAGATAAATTACCTTCTGTCAGCAGTATACCTTGTTTATGCTGATAAGAATTACTTTATGATCTAGGTGGAAGGCTACAGGGAAGGCATTTAGTGGCCTTTGCAACAAGACTTTTGATTCTGTCTACCCAGAGAACTCAGttctaaataaggaaaaatatctTTCCAGCAAGcaataaaaagcattttctgctgatcaattgcttttcagttttctaattaaaaatcTCTACTTTTGGCCAAAGAGTATTTTTTCCCTCATGCAGTGAGTGGTTCACCTGCCAAGGCTTGCTCCCAACCGATACTGACCTTATGAGAACACTCAGTGCACCCAAGGGGGTAACCAAGGTTGCAGGTGCAAAGGCATAGGCAGCAAAGTTTGCGGCTTCTCCTAATCCCACTGCAGAAGAAAGAATATTTGAATCAGCTTGGAGGAGAATATTAAAAGGCACACcactgtaaatattttctatGACAGTTATTACAGCAAATACAAACCAAAATCTTTTTTCTGCACTATACATgaacattttcatttcaaaattagCTGCACAACCTCTTTTGGAAGTAATAAATGCTGAAGAAAGTTAAATACTTTTCTCCTAATACTCC
This window contains:
- the NIPAL1 gene encoding magnesium transporter NIPA3, which produces MEGTGNETNWSISMPSGSKYHLYIGLALAVGSSIFIGSSFILKKKGLLKLADRGVTRAGQGGYSYLKEWLWWAGLLSMGLGEAANFAAYAFAPATLVTPLGALSVLISAILSSYFLKEKLNIHGKLGCVLSILGSTVMVIHAPEEEEVTSLDEMERKLQDPVFVTFAVLLTVIALVLIIVVAPKRGQTNILIYILICSLIGAFSVSSVKGLGIAIKQMLQRKPAYRHPLVYILVGILVLSVSTQINYLNKALDVFNTSLVTPIYYVCFTTTVVTCSIILFKEWSSMEPGDIIGTLSGFCSIIIGIFLLHAFKNTDITWSQLMSSVAKEPSLPHREFETSHTLLESMEDPALAYEEDNILFSQ